AGCATGACGAGGCCCGTGAAGGCCCAGCCGCCCCGATAAACAAGATAGATGGCGACCGGTGCCAGCACCGCAGCGGACGCGATGCGCATGACCAGTTCACGGCCGGCGGACGGCTTTTTGCCCGGGCCTGCCGGGCCTCCCGTATCGGGACTGTCTGTCAGCGTTGGGGCGTCCATGGCTCTCTTGCCCCGAAGCGGCGTTCGCGCGAGGCATACTCAGCCAGTGCGTCTCCAAGTGTGTCGTCGGTAAAGTCCGGCCACAGCGTATCCACGAAGACAAGCTCCGCGTAGGCCGCCTGCCAGATCAGGAAGTTCGACAGGCGCTTGTCGCCGCTGGTGCGGATGACAAGGTCCGGATCCGGAATGTCGGCGGTTTGAAGATGGTCCGCCACCGTGTCCGGCGTGATGTCGGCAGGCGCCATCTCGCCGCGCGCGACCGCCTCGGCGATGCGGCGGGTGGCGTCGGCGATTTCCGACTGGCCGCCATAATTGAAGGCGATGGTGAGGTTGAGCCCGTCATTGGCGCGGGTCAGCGCCTCGGCGTCGTCGATCATCCGCACGATGTCAGGGGCCAGGCCGTCGCGGCCGCCGATGATCCGCACACGCACATTGTTCTTGTGCAGCTCCGACAGGTCGCGGCGGATATAGAGGCGCAGCAGACCCATGAGGTCGTCCACCTCGTCCTTGGGCCGGCGCCAGTTCTCGGTGGAAAAGCCGTACAATGTCAGGTAGCGGATGCCCCGTTCGCCGACGGCGCGGACCATGCGGCGCACGGTCTCCACGCCCTGGCGGTGACCCAGCTTGCGCGGCAGGTGGCGCTTGGCGGCCCAGCGGCCATTGCCGTCCATGATGATGGCCACGTGCCGGGGCACATTGCCATTGGCCGCTGCAGGCGCCGACCATTGTTCCGGCTGGCGGTCGTGGTCATCGAGACCATCTTCGCTCTCCGGACCGCTGATCGGAACTGGTGCTTCGGCTCTGGACATGAGGTCAGACTATCAGATCGGACATTTCCCGCCCGTTACCCGCAAGGGGCAACGAGGAACAGTCATGTCAGACCTGCATGATCTCCGCTTCCTTGGCTGCGAGCGCGGCATCGACATCGCCCACGGACTTGTCGGTCAGTCCCTGCACCTTGTCGGCCAGCTTCTTGTGGTCGTCCTTGCCAATGTCGCCGTCTTTTTCGGCTTTTTTGAGATGGTCCATGGCATCGCGGCGCACATTGCGGATGGCGACGCGGGCCGCCTCGGCATATTTGCCGGCCACCTTGGTCAGCTCCACGCGGCGCTCTTCGTTCAGCTCGGGGATCGGCACACGCACATTCTGGCCGTCCGCCACCGGATTGACGCCGAGGCCGGCTTCGCGGATCGACTTCTCGACCGGGCCTACCATCGACTTGTCCCAGACCGATACCATGATCAGGCGCGGCTCCGGCACGGAGACAGTACCCACCTGGTTGAGCGGCATCTTCTGGCCATAGGCGTCGACCATCACCGGGTCGAGCAGCGAGGCGGAGGCACGGCCCGTGCGCAGGCCACCGAATTCGCTCTTCAGGTTGTCCAGCGCCCCGTGCATGCGGTGCTCGATGTCTTTCAGGTCAACGCCCGGTGCTTCTTCGGCCATTGCGGCTCTCCTTCGATCTTTCATCCCGCGGGCACGGCATCATGCCGTCCGTATGCGGATGGCGCGTTCTACGCGGCAATGTTCTCAACAATGGTCGACCGCCCCTGCCCCTGCAGCACGCGGCCGAACTCACCCTTTTCGTGGATGTTGAACACCACGATGGGAATGGAATTGTCCCGGCACAGGGCAATGGCAGAGGCATCCATGACCTTCAGGTCATCGGCCAGCACCTGCATGTAGCCCAGCCGCTCATAGCGGGTGGCGGACGGGTCGAGCTTGGGGTCGGCGGTATAGACGCCGTCCACCTGAGTGCCCTTCATCAGGGCATCGCAATTCATCTCGGAGGCGCGCAGAGCGGCCGCCGTATCGGTCGTGAAGAAGGGGTTGCCGGTGCCGGCGGCGAAGATCACCACGCGGCCCTTTTCCATGTGGCGCACGGCGCGGCGGCGGATATAGGGCTCGCAGACCGTCGTCATGGGAATGGCGGAGAGCACGCGCGTCGGCACGCCTTCCTGCTCCAGCCCGTTCTGCATGGCCAGGGCGTTCATCACCGTGGCCAGCATGCCCATATAGTCGGCGCTGGCGCGCTCCATGCCTTCGGCAGCACCCTTGAGCCCGCGGAAGATGTTGCCGCCGCCGATGACGAGGCACACCTCAACACCGATCTCCAGGGCGTCCTTCACCTCACCGGCGATGCGCTTCACCACCTTGTGGTCGATGCCGTAGGTCTGCTCCCCCATCAGCGCTTCACCGGAGACCTTCAGGAGGACGCGCTTGAACTTGGGCTCGGACATCGGGGCACTCCGGCGGGGCCATCTGCGTGCAGATGGCAACAGTCTTCAGATGAAATCAAACGTCAGATGGCAACACGCCGCCGACTCAGACAAGTCGGCGGCGGGTCATATTGTACGATGCGGGGCCGAGTTTCCAGTGAGACCGGGCGGTGTTTCCCGCCCGGCATCCGCTGGCCCGGCCCGCCGGCCACATGGCCGGCGCATGGCGTCTTAGCCGTTGGCGGCAGCGGCGACTTCAGCGGCGAAGTCGGCCTCTTCCTTCTCGATGCCTTCACCGAGCTCGAAGCGCTTGAAGCCCTTGAGCGCGATCGGTGCACCGACATCGCCTTCGGCATTCTTGATCGCCTTTTCGACCGTGTTGTCCGGGTCGATCACGAAGGCCTGCTTCGACAGCACCACTTCCTCGTAGAACTTGCGGATGCGGCCTTCCACCATCTTGGCGATGATCTCTTCCGGCTTGCCGCTTTCGCGTGCCTCGGCCGAGAGCACGTCGCGCTCCTTGTCCACCACGGCCGGGTCAAGCTCGGCTTCGGTGGCGGCCAGC
The sequence above is drawn from the Pyruvatibacter mobilis genome and encodes:
- a CDS encoding isoprenyl transferase, with the protein product MSRAEAPVPISGPESEDGLDDHDRQPEQWSAPAAANGNVPRHVAIIMDGNGRWAAKRHLPRKLGHRQGVETVRRMVRAVGERGIRYLTLYGFSTENWRRPKDEVDDLMGLLRLYIRRDLSELHKNNVRVRIIGGRDGLAPDIVRMIDDAEALTRANDGLNLTIAFNYGGQSEIADATRRIAEAVARGEMAPADITPDTVADHLQTADIPDPDLVIRTSGDKRLSNFLIWQAAYAELVFVDTLWPDFTDDTLGDALAEYASRERRFGAREPWTPQR
- the frr gene encoding ribosome recycling factor yields the protein MAEEAPGVDLKDIEHRMHGALDNLKSEFGGLRTGRASASLLDPVMVDAYGQKMPLNQVGTVSVPEPRLIMVSVWDKSMVGPVEKSIREAGLGVNPVADGQNVRVPIPELNEERRVELTKVAGKYAEAARVAIRNVRRDAMDHLKKAEKDGDIGKDDHKKLADKVQGLTDKSVGDVDAALAAKEAEIMQV
- the pyrH gene encoding UMP kinase, whose translation is MSEPKFKRVLLKVSGEALMGEQTYGIDHKVVKRIAGEVKDALEIGVEVCLVIGGGNIFRGLKGAAEGMERASADYMGMLATVMNALAMQNGLEQEGVPTRVLSAIPMTTVCEPYIRRRAVRHMEKGRVVIFAAGTGNPFFTTDTAAALRASEMNCDALMKGTQVDGVYTADPKLDPSATRYERLGYMQVLADDLKVMDASAIALCRDNSIPIVVFNIHEKGEFGRVLQGQGRSTIVENIAA